The segment TCAGCAATCCCGTCTTCGGATCGAGCACGCCGGGAGTGCCAATGCCAATCCCAGCCGGAGTCAGACCGCTGTCTTCGCGCATTAGATTCACCAGTTTTTCGATCTGTGAAAGGATGTGCTCGTAGCCTTCGCCAGCCTCGGTCGGAACCCGGAGCCGGCTGCTATGGTCGCTCGTATTGGCTGAATGCAGGATCGCGCCCTCGATCTTCGTGCCGCCGAGATCGATACCCCAGAGTGGTTGGTTTATGCCCATAAATTTCGGTCGAGTGTGCGATATTGGATCGCCTCGCTCAAGTGTTCGGTAGTGATGGATTCGCTCTCCGCAAGGTCGGCGATGGTGCGGGCGACTTTCAGGATTCGGTCGTAGGCGCGGGCGCTGAGATGGAGGCTGCTCATCGCCATTTTCAGGAGTTCGGTGGAATCCTCGCTGAGTGCGCAATGCGTTTTGATTTGGCGGGAACTCATCCGCGCATTGCACGTCGTCGAGCCGAGATAGCGCTTTTGCTGAATCGCCCGCGCAGATTCGACTCGCACTCGAATGTTTGCCGATGGCTCCGCCGTTTCCTGGCTGGCAAGTTCCTTAAACTCCACCGCCGGCACTTCCACGTGAATGTCGATCCGATCCAGCAGCGGCCCGGAGATGCGCTGGCGGTAGCGCTCGACCTGGCCCGGAGCGCAGCGGCACGAGCGTTTGGGATCGCCAAAATAGCCGCACGGACAGGGGTTCATCGCCGCCACGAGCATGAACTCTGCAGGAAAAGTCATCGTCCCCGCAGCACGCGAGATGGAGACTTTTCCGTCCTCAAGCGGCTGGCGCATCACTTCCAAAGTCGAGCGTTTGAACTCCGGCAATTCATCCAGAAACAACACGCCATTGTGCGCCAGACTCACCTCGCCAGGCGTGATATTTGCCGAGCCACCGAGCAGGCCGACATCCGAAATCGTGTGATGCGGCGAGCGAAACGGACGCGTAGAGACGAAGTTGTGTTTCCCCTCCAGCAAGCCGCAAATGCTGTGAATCTTTGTCGTCTCGATTGCCTCCTCCAGCGTGAGCGACGGCATGATGCTCACGATCCGCTTGCTCAGCATCGACTTGCCCGATCCCGGCGGGCCGAGCATCAACAAATTATGGCCTCCCGCAGTCGCCACTTCGATGGCGCGCTTTACTTGCTGCTGACCCTTCACATCGGCAAAATCGTTTTCGTAAACCTCGTGATTCGCAAACACCGTCGCCAAATCCTGTGTCACCCGCTTCATCCCCGTGCCGTCTGTCAGAAACTCATAAAGCTGACGCAGATTCTGCACGCCATAGACCTCGATGTCCTCGACCACGGCGGCCTCCAGCGCATTCATTTCCGGAACGAACAAACGCCGTTTCCCCGCGCGTCGTGCCGCCAATGCTATCGGCAAAATTCCCTTCACCGAACGCACCGCGCCAGTCAGCGCCAGTTCGCCGACAAACGTGCAGTCGTCCAGCTCCGGCGGCTCGCCTTCGCCTCCGCAAACCACGAGTCCAAGAGCAATCGGCAGATCGAAACTAGGGCCCTCTTTTTTGATGTCGGCGGGTGCGAGATTGATCGTCGTTCGATTCCGCGGCCAATAGAATCCGCTGTTCGTGATCGCCGTCGTCACGCGATCCTTGCTCTCCTTCACCGCCGTGTCGGGCAGCCCCACGATGACAATGATCGGATCGCCCGAGCGCGCCACATTCACCTCGATCTCGACCTCCATCGCCTCCACGCCTTGCACGGCGGCTGAGTAAATTTTGGCGAGCATCGCAGCGAATCTGCCAACCTCCCCCGCCACGGGCGATAAAAATCGAAGTCCGCGCAAAAAAGCTCACGCACGCGCCGATTACGCTCTTAGTCATGAGCCATTAGGATTTAAACATTCTCCCATGCACACCCTCATCGTCGGCGCGGGTCTCGCCGGGCAACTCCTCGCCCGCGCCCTTCTTGAGCGCGGCGAACGAGTGACCCTCGCCCACGACCCTGCCATCGCCGGAGCCAGCCGAGTCGCCGCCTGGATGATCAACCCCGTTACCGGCATCCGCTTCGTCCCCTCGTGGCGCGTGGAAACATTCCTGCCGAGTTGCATCGCCCTCTACGAGACGCTCGCCGCCGACATCGGCCAGCCCATCTGGCATCCGCTACCCATCATCCGCCTCTTCCAGGGCGCTGACGAACTCCCGCGCTGGAACAAAAAACGTCTCCAGCCCGAGGTTCGCGGCTACGTCGCCCAAGAATTTCCCGGCGCGCCGAAACAGAGCGGAGTCACATTCGACTCAGCACCCAATCTTGGCGGCATCGAATTCCACTCCGGCGGCTGGGCCGACCTTGCACCTTGGCTGCAACATCACCTCGCACATCCGCCGATGGGAATGGAAGTCGTCCCTGAAAAAATCACCCGCTCCGACATCGAAAAAAACGGCCTCACTTGGTGCGGACACGCCTTCGACCGCGTCATCTTCTGCACAGGCTACGAACCCTCTCACGCCTCCCACACCCCGCTCCCCTGGAAACCGGCCAAGGGCCAGCTCCTCACCGTTCGCATCCCCGGGCTTGAGTTGGATTCCATTCTCCTGCGCGGCATCTTCGTCATCCCGCTCGGACTCGACCGCTACCGCGTCGGCGCCACCTACGAATGGGATGATCTCACCCCTGATTGCACTCCGGCTGGGATCGAGTTTCTCCGTCAAAAACTCGCCGCCCTCATCCCGCTGCCCTTCGAAATACTGGACGCGCAGACCGCCATCCGCCCCATCCTGCAAGACGCGCGTCCCGTCATTGGCATGGAACCCAACACCCCCTTCGGCATCTGCAACGGCTTCGGGTCCAAGGCCGCCCTGATGGCCCCGTGGGTCTGCGACCACTTCGCCGATCACCTCGTCGCAGGCACCCCGCTCGACTCCGAGCTGAGTCTGAGTCGGCTTGCCTTGCATCGTTCTTTTGACTAAACCCTTCGATTATGAGCCAAGGTTCCACTGGTAATGTCATTGCAGCCGTCTGTAGTTTCTTCATTCCCGGCCTCGGCCAACTGGTGCAGGGAAGAGTATTGGCGGCAGTCATCCAATTTGTGCTCGCGGGCGTCCTCTGGTTTATCCTGCTCGGCTGGCTGGTGCATCTTTGGTCCATCGTTGATGCCGCCCGCTGGAAACCCTAGCTAAGACTTTAACTCCGAAGTGAATCAGCCGAGTGGCGGAGGATTTTGCGTTCGCGGCGCGTGAGGCTTTTCCAGCCTTGGCGGGTGATTTTTTCCAGAATCGGATCGACTTCCTGCACGATGAAAACGCGGTGGGCGAGGCGGTGCCAGCGTTGTTGTTGCTGGCGGCGTTCGTGGTGAAGGCGTTCCAGACGCGTGGGAAGTCCGTAGCCCAGCCAGCGGGCGTAAAGGTAGCCGATCAAAAGAGCGGGCGGCAGGGTGATGAGCGAGCAATGCGGGATCCAGTCGGCGAGGATGGCGCAGGCGAGGACGGCGGGCAGCAGGCAGGTGAGGACGCGGAGGCGGACAATGAGGCGTCTGCGAAATAAGCGGGAGCGAAATTCGAGCAGCGGCATCATGGTTCCCAAGATGGCGAGCCAGCCGCAGACAGCGGGCCAGAGTCCCATCTGGCCATTGTCGGGTGGCCAGGCGAGTGAGAGCGCGCTGGACGGCAGAAGGGTGAGGAGGAAGGCTCCGGCGAGGCGGCGAGGGCCGAGGATGGGCTCGAGTTCGCGGCCAATCAGAAAGAGCGGAATGAGGCTGGCGAGGAGCTGGCCGAGGGAGGAGGCGACGAGGGTGTGGGTGAGAAATTGCCAGAGGTAGCCGTGCCGAATGCCGTCGGAGCTGAGGGCGAGCCAGGCGGAAGCGGAACCGAGGCCAGTCTGGGCGAAAAAGAGTTCCTGCGAAGCGTGACAGGTGAGGAAGAAGGCAGTGAGCAGCGCGGTGAGGCTGATCGTCGGCGGAGTCCAGCGTTTGCGGGGCCCGGTCCGGCGGCTGTGTTTCAAGCGCATAAGGGAATATGGAATGGAGAAATTGCGGTTTTGTCCAGTGGGGAATCCCGCCGGGGCGCTCCGGGAACGTCCTGATCTGCTGCTGAGGAAAAGGGATGGGTTATTTCGCCGGGGCGCAGACGCCGAGCTTCGTTTTGGCGATGGAGAACTCCACCGGCACGTCGAAGTCCACCTCACCGTCGAGTTCCACCGGCACCTCCTCCTCGCTGGTCACGCGCAGCGATGGCGTCTGGAAATAGTCCACGTCGGAGAGTTTGCTGAGGCCGCCGAAGAGGAGCGACTGGGTGTAGCGTACGATATCGAGGTAGCCGAGGTCGTGAAAAATGAGGACATCGAGGAGGCCGTCGTCGATCGCGGCATCGGAGAAAACGTGGAACGGCCCGCCGTAGTAACGCCCATTGCCGATGAGGACGAAGCAGCCGTTGCGCGTAGCGCCATCGGGGGTGTGGATCTCGAGTTTGGGCGGGATGCGCGCGGCGATTTGCGCTAGAGAAACGACGTAACTGAGCGGCCCGAAATGTTTGCGAAATTGCAGATCGGTCTCGCGCACGACCTGCGCATCGAGACCGACGCCGGCGAGCTGCACGAAATAACGATCGTTGGCCTTCGCGAGGTCGATGCGCTGGACGTGGCCATCGGTGATCACGCTCCAGCAGGCGGCGAGATCTTTCACCGGCAATCCCAGTTCTGCCGCGAGCACATTCATCGTCCCAACCGGGAGAATGCCGAGATTCACCCTGCTCTCGCCGATTCCATTGACGACCTCATTGATCGTCCCATCGCCGCCTGCCGCGACGACTGTTTTGTAACCCGACTGCGCCGCCTCCCGCGCGATCTTTTCCGCATCGCCGACGGCCGTGGTCAGGCGGATTTCGGCCCCGGCGGCGAGCTGCCCGATGCGCTCCACAAAACGCGCCGCTTTCTCGCCTTTCGCGGCGGGATTCATGATGATCAGGGTGTCTTCCATTCTACTTCACTTTTGGTCGAGGTCGTTTAGCTTCACGTCGTGAAAAAGCATTTCCGGGTGATTGTTGCCGTTCTGAGCCTGGGAGTGCTCCTCTTCGCCGCGTTCATCCTTGCCGTCAACCTCTACGTGCAGTCGATGGGCATCCAAAACCGCCTCCGCACCGCACTCAGCCAAGCCGTCGGAATGCCGGTCGGTGTCTTTCGCACGACGTTTTCCCCGTGGGGCGGCTTCCGGCTCGACCAGATCAAAATCACCTCCGATCTCCCACGGGCGAGCGCGAATTTTCTCACCGCCGACTGCCTCGAAGTCCGCTGCGAATTCATCCCGCTGCTGCAAGGCCGCATCGTCATTCGCCGCGTCGCGCTGGATGCGCCGCAATTCGTCTTTCAGAAAAATGACCGGGGCCAGTTTCGCTTCCCGCGCCATGCGACTTCCATGCCAATCGTCGTCGCACCTTCAGCGCGCGTGCCTCCCCGGGCGACTCTCCCCGAGGTCACTCACACGCCCATTGCCACACCGACTCCAGCGACCGCTCCGGCAGTCGCGACCGCGAAAAAAGCCCCGCTCCCCGACGCCGACATCCGCAAACTCCTCCTCCGCGACGGCACCTTCCGCTTCCTCGCGCAGGACGGCAGCGAGCTCATCCGCCTCGAAATGGTGCGCTGCTCGCTCAACGCCAGGACCGCCCCCGGCACCTTCATCGGCGTTCTGGAAATCAAAAAGGCCGTCATTCTCAACCGCTGGGAAATCGCCAATCTCGAAGCCGCCGTCACAGTCGAAAACCACCAACTCCACATCCAAAAACTCGCGGCCGACATGGGCGAGGGTCGATTGGAAGGCGGTGCCGACGCTGATCTCGCCGCCGAGGGCCAGCCCTATAGCGTGCATTTTCGCCTGAGCAAAGGAGAACTCGGGAAATTTTTCCCGGAGGATTCCGACATGGCGCGCGAGCTCGTCGGGATGGTCCATGCGCGGCTGGAGTATGAGGGTTTCGCCACGCAGGAGGACAAAAACAAAGGCCACGCCGAGCTGAAAATTTCCAAGGCACGGGTCACGCATTTGCCCATTCTGGAACTCGCCAGCCAGCTAATGCGCTCCGACGATTTGAAAAAATTCAGCATTCGGAAAACAGAGATCAAGGCCGACATCACCGGACCACTCATTCACATCACGCCGTCCGCGATGGAGAGCGACCACATGAAAATCACCTTCTCGGGTCCCGTCGATGCGCGGCAGAACCTCGATCTGCGCGCGCAACTTTTGCTGGATGAAGCCCTCTTCAAAAAGCTGCCCAGCGAGGCGCGAGAAAATTTCGTCAAGCAATCCGACAGCGGCCAGCAGGCGCTCGATTTCGCGATCAACGGCACGCTCTCCGCGCCCGAAAGCAACTTCGTCAATCGGCTGATCGGCGAGAAATTGCAGAAGAAATTCAAAAACTTCCTCGGCAACTCCGAGCCCACGCCGAAGAAATGAGAGTGGTCGCTGGCTGCGCGGGCGGCATTCCGCTGCAACTCCCCAAACACGATCTGCGTCCGACGATGGACAAGGTGAAGGGCGCGATTTTTTCCAGTCTCGGCGAGGTCGTCACCGGAGCGCGCGTGCTGGATTTATTCGCTGGTTCCGGTGCGCTCGGGATCGAGGCCATGAGCCGGGGCGCGGCGCAGGCGACGCTGGTGGAGAGTCATGTCAAAGCCCTCGACGCCATCGCCGCAAACCTGCGCAAGACGCAACTCGCAGCCACGGTTTGCCGCGAGGAAGTCTTCCATTTCCTGAAGCGAAACACAGGCGAGTTTGATTTGATTCTGGCCGATCCGCCGTATGCGAAAACGCCTGGCGCTACGGATTTCGGCGAACAGCTTTTGCATTCGCCCGACCTCGCCCGCGCCCTCTCACCCGAGGGTTTTTTCGTCCTCGAACGCGCCCCGGCTTCGTTTTTGCCGACGCCGCTTTTCCGGCTCATCCGCCAGAAAACCTACGGCGCGACCGAGGTGCTTTTGCTCGCCCATCCATGAAACGCGCGCTTCCTTCCGCCGTTGTTTTCCGGCTGGCGATCTATCGATTTCTCTTTCCGCTGATCCTGATTTTCCTGCTTCCGAGCATGATCCGGCGGATGGTGAAACGGGGAAATTTTCGGCGCAATCTCGGCCAGCGTTTTGGGTTTTTCACAGCCGAGTTCCAATCGAGTCTGCGCGGGAAAAAAACCGTCTGGCTGCAATCGATCTCGGTCGGGGAAACGCAGGTTGCGCTCAAACTCGCCCGCGAATGGACGCTGCGGAAACCCGATTTGCAGATCGTGATTTCCGTGACGACCTCGACTGGATTCGATCTCGCCAGTCGCGTGGCTGGGAAAAACTTGCACGTCATTTACAATCCCATCGACCTCGCCGGGATCGTACGGCGGACTTTGAATGCGGTGCAACCCGCAGCGCTTGTTCTCATCGAAGGAACATGGCCGGTGCTGGTCGTCGAGTCGTGGCGGCGCGGGATTCCGGTCTCGCTGGTGGCACGACTTTCCCCGAGATCGGCTAGGCGGTTTCGGAAGTTTCGTGGATTCAGCGGCCCGATTTTTGCCTTGCTCGACCACGTTTTTGTCCAGGAGCCAGAGGAGAAAATCACTTGGGAAACGCTCGGGGCCAGAGTCGGCGCGATCCATTGCTGCGGAGCGATTAAATACGACGAACCGCCCGCGCCGATCAAAAAAAGGGCGGAGTTCCAATCGATTCTGGAAACGCTCGGCGCGACTGAGTCGAGTTCCATTCTTCTCGCGGGCAGCACGTTTCCCGGCGAGGAACTGATTCTCGCGCGGACTTACCTGAAACTGCGGGAGTCGTTTCCCGATTTGTTTTTGATTCTCGTGCCGCGCCACGTCGAGCGCACGCCGGAGATATTATTGGAACTCGCCTCGCTGCCGCTGGAGGTCGCGCGGCGCACCGGACCGAAAAAAGCCGACGTGCTGCTGGTCGATACCACGGGCGAATTGCGCGACTGGTATGCTTTCGCGACGGTGGTTTTCATTGGCAAAAGTCTCGCGTCCACCGGCGGTCAGAATCCGGTGGAACCCGCCTTGCTCGGGAAGCCGGTCGTCTTCGGACCACACATGGAAAACTTCGCGCCGATTGTGCGTCAATGGCTGGCGACAGATGCAGCGCTTCAAGTCGCAGACGAATCTGAGCTGGCAATCCAAGTTGAGCGACTCTTGGGAAATTCTGAACTTCGCCAGTCGTTCGCTGCGAAAGCCATTGCATCGATCAGCGCCCACTTCGGCGCGACTAGACGCGTCGTTGAGCGGCTGCGATCTAGCCCTTGAAATCGAGCGCGCCCTTTTTGATGGCGTAGATGTAACCGACCAGCAGGATGCCGACGAAACTGCTCATGCTCACCAGGATGACGCGGCCGTGGTCGCGCAGGAAATCGCGGTAAACGACGGCCCACGGATACATGAAAACGATCTCGATATCGAAGAGGATGAAGAGCATCGCCACGAGGTAAAATTTCACGCTGAACCGTGGTTGCGCCCCGGTCTCGGCAATCATGCCGCATTCGTAGGCGGTCTCTTTGACGTCGTTCTTTTTGCCGACCCGTCCGATGAGGACGCTGAAAAGCAACGCGCCGCCAGCGAAGCCGAGTGCGATCACGATCTGGACGAGAATCGGGAGATATTGAATCATGTGTTTGGTCTAAGGCAGCATCGGGCGGGTGACAACGAAAAAACCGTATTTCCTAACGAGCACCCGCGCGCCATTGCGTGGGCGTGACACCGGTCTGGCGGCGAAACCAGCGGGTGAAATAGTTCGGATCGGTGAACCCGGATTTCTCCGCGACGGTGGCGATTGGGTCGGTGCCCGCGAGCAATCCGTGGGCACGCTTGAGCGTCTCAGCCGCGCGCAACTGGCCGGTGGACATGCCGGTTTCGCGCCGCAAAATGCGCGTGAGATGATCGGGATGGTAGCCGACGATTTCGGCGACTTGCGAGACCGCGTTGGAACTCGGCTGGTTTTCACGAAACACTTCGCGGACTCTACGCACGACGGGCAAAGTGGCGTGCGCGACGGCGTTTTGCTGCAAGCCCGAGGTGCGCATGAGGACGTCGAGAATTTGCAACACCGCCGCCGCCTCGCGCGGGCGGACGTTTTCATTTCCTGGCTGCCAATCGTGCAACACGGAGAGCGCCTGGCGAATGATTTGCAGGTCGGCCTGCGTGAGATTTGCTCGAATGGCCTGGCTCGCGCCGGGCAATTCGAGGTCGAGCGTCAGGCAGAGCGGACGCCGACCATCGCCTTCGACGAAGGAATGTTCGCAGCGCGGCGGCAGGAAAAAGAATTTCCCCGGCCTCACTTCATAGGTCGTCGCGCCGATGCGCTGACTGCCGTTGCCGGTGAGATAGAGCAGAAATTGGGAGTGCCGGTGTTTGTGGGCCGCGACCCAATCTTTCTCCGGCAGGTGACGATTCAAGTTGAACCGCCGCACGCGCAGCGGGCCGACGCGGATGTCCAGCGCCTGCGAGTAAATGTGGCGGACGTTTCGGATTTGCATCGGCGGAGATAGACTATTTTCGATGTTCCGAAAAAGAAAGTCGGATTTGTGCTGATTTCTGCGGCGTTTGTCCTCACGGCCTTTTTTCATGCGAGTTACATTCGACTCACATGAACCCCCTAAGTGTCATTCTCGTTACCGGCTCCAGTCGTGGTCTGGGCCGCGGTATTGCCGAATCCCTCGCGAAGCTCGGAGTCAGCGTCGCCATTCATTATGGATTCAATCGCGCAGCAGCGGAGGAAACCGTCGCGCTCTGCCAAAAGGCGGCGATTTCTCCCGAGCAACGTTTCATTCCCGTGCAGGGCGACATCGGGAAGGAAGAAGGCCGGACGCAGCTTTTTGATGCGACTTTGAGTGGATTCGGACGCCTCGACGCGCTGGTGAACAACGCTGGAATCGCCCCCCGTGTTCGCGCCGACATCACGGAAGCGACTGAGGATGTTTTTGATGAAGTGATCGATGTGAATCTTAAAGGCCCATATTTTCTCTCGCAAAAAGCGGCCAATTATTTTCTGGCCCACCCCGGCGAATCTTTGCTGCCCGATGGCTACAAACTGATCTTCGTTTCGTCCCTTTCCGCCGCCGTGCCATCGCTGAATCGCGGCGAATATTGCATCTCGAAAGCCGCGCTCGCGATGGTCACGCAACTCTGGGCCAACCGCCTTGCCGATCAGGGCGTCTCCGTTCTGGAACTTCGCCCCGGCATCATGGCGACCGATATGACGGCGGGCGTAAAAGGCAAATACGACGCGCTGATCGAGAGCGGTCTTGTTCCGCAGAAACGCTGGGGCACGCCGGACGATCTCGGGCGCGCGGTCAGCAGTATTCTCGCGGGTCATTTCCCATTTTCCACCGGCGACGTGATCAATATCGACGGCGGTTTCCACCTCAGAAAACTCTAACTCCCCATGATCCAAATCGATTCGACTCTCACTCCCGCGTCGCTGGCCACGGCCGTCGCCGATGTCTTCGCCGTTTCCGCTCCGAAGATTCGCAAACTGCAAAATCGCTGGGCCGATAAAAGTGGAACTCCCGTCTTCACCATCGCCGGTGAATACACCGCACGCGGCTGGACGGAATGGACGCAGGGCTTCCAATTTGGCGCGGCCATTTTGCAATTCGAGTTTGATGGAAATGAAGAATTTCTAACCATCGGTCGCCAGGGAACGCTCGATCACATGGCGTCGCATCTGACTCACATCGGAGTGCACGATCACGGTTTTAACAACGTCAGCACTTACGGAAATCTCCTGCGCCTGATGGCTCTCGGAAAAATCCCGCACAACGAATGGGAGAAAAATTTCTACGAGCTTGCGCTGAAAACCACCGGCGCGATTCAAGCCGCGCGCTGGACCTCGCTTCCGGGCAATCTCGGCTACATTTATTCCTTCAATGGACCGCATTCGTTGTTCTCCGACACCGTTCGTTCGCTGCGCGCGCTGGCAGTGAGTCACCTGCTGGGACATCGTCTCATGCACGAAGGCGACAAGCCGGCGTCTTTGTTAGAACGTCTCCTGCAACACGCCGAGACGACCGCGAAATATAACGTCTATTATGGCCAGGGCCGTGACTTTTACGACATCTCGGGCCGTACCGTGCACGAGTCGATTTTCAATCTGAACGACGGCAATTACCGCTGCCCGAGCACGCAGCAGGGCTACTCGCCGTTCTCCACCTGGACGCGCGGATTGTCGTGGATTTTGCTGGGCTACGCCGAGGAGTTGGAGCTTTTCGACGTGATGTCTCCATCGGAGTTTGAGCCGTATGGCGGCAAGACAAAATGGGTCGACCGCTTCCTCGAACCCGCGCTCGCGACGGCGGATTTCTTTATCGAGCACACGCCGACCGACGGCATTCCTTATTGGGACACCGGCGCTCCTAACCTTCACAAGTTAGGTGATTATCTGAATCGTCCCGCCGAGCCCGACAACGACCATGAGCCGGTCGATAGTTCTGCGGCAGCGATTGCAGCGCAGGGTTATTTGCGGCTCGGAAAATTCCTCGAGAAACGCGGTGACACCAAACGCGGTCATCGGTATTTCCAGGCCGGACTCACCATCGCCCGCAGCCTCTTTGGCGGCACTTATCTCTCGCACGATCCGAATCACGAGGGACTGCTGCTGCACAGTATTTACCATCAGCCGAATGGCTGGGATTACGTGCCGCCGGGCAAGAAAATCGCTCAGGGCGAATCCTCCATGTGGGGCGATTACCATGGCCGCGAACTCGCCATTCTCATCCAAAGTCTGATCGACGGAAAAACCTATCACCGCTTCTTCAACGGCGTCGCCAGCCACTAACATAACTATCTAACTCGAATGACCATCACTGACCTCGCAAAAATGGAAGGCCGCCGTTATCCGGCGCGCCGCCGCACCCAAAATCTCGCTGGCGGAGTCG is part of the Chthoniobacterales bacterium genome and harbors:
- a CDS encoding YifB family Mg chelatase-like AAA ATPase gives rise to the protein MLAKIYSAAVQGVEAMEVEIEVNVARSGDPIIVIVGLPDTAVKESKDRVTTAITNSGFYWPRNRTTINLAPADIKKEGPSFDLPIALGLVVCGGEGEPPELDDCTFVGELALTGAVRSVKGILPIALAARRAGKRRLFVPEMNALEAAVVEDIEVYGVQNLRQLYEFLTDGTGMKRVTQDLATVFANHEVYENDFADVKGQQQVKRAIEVATAGGHNLLMLGPPGSGKSMLSKRIVSIMPSLTLEEAIETTKIHSICGLLEGKHNFVSTRPFRSPHHTISDVGLLGGSANITPGEVSLAHNGVLFLDELPEFKRSTLEVMRQPLEDGKVSISRAAGTMTFPAEFMLVAAMNPCPCGYFGDPKRSCRCAPGQVERYRQRISGPLLDRIDIHVEVPAVEFKELASQETAEPSANIRVRVESARAIQQKRYLGSTTCNARMSSRQIKTHCALSEDSTELLKMAMSSLHLSARAYDRILKVARTIADLAESESITTEHLSEAIQYRTLDRNLWA
- a CDS encoding FAD-dependent oxidoreductase, encoding MHTLIVGAGLAGQLLARALLERGERVTLAHDPAIAGASRVAAWMINPVTGIRFVPSWRVETFLPSCIALYETLAADIGQPIWHPLPIIRLFQGADELPRWNKKRLQPEVRGYVAQEFPGAPKQSGVTFDSAPNLGGIEFHSGGWADLAPWLQHHLAHPPMGMEVVPEKITRSDIEKNGLTWCGHAFDRVIFCTGYEPSHASHTPLPWKPAKGQLLTVRIPGLELDSILLRGIFVIPLGLDRYRVGATYEWDDLTPDCTPAGIEFLRQKLAALIPLPFEILDAQTAIRPILQDARPVIGMEPNTPFGICNGFGSKAALMAPWVCDHFADHLVAGTPLDSELSLSRLALHRSFD
- a CDS encoding rhomboid family intramembrane serine protease, which codes for MRLKHSRRTGPRKRWTPPTISLTALLTAFFLTCHASQELFFAQTGLGSASAWLALSSDGIRHGYLWQFLTHTLVASSLGQLLASLIPLFLIGRELEPILGPRRLAGAFLLTLLPSSALSLAWPPDNGQMGLWPAVCGWLAILGTMMPLLEFRSRLFRRRLIVRLRVLTCLLPAVLACAILADWIPHCSLITLPPALLIGYLYARWLGYGLPTRLERLHHERRQQQQRWHRLAHRVFIVQEVDPILEKITRQGWKSLTRRERKILRHSADSLRS
- a CDS encoding diacylglycerol kinase family protein, with product MEDTLIIMNPAAKGEKAARFVERIGQLAAGAEIRLTTAVGDAEKIAREAAQSGYKTVVAAGGDGTINEVVNGIGESRVNLGILPVGTMNVLAAELGLPVKDLAACWSVITDGHVQRIDLAKANDRYFVQLAGVGLDAQVVRETDLQFRKHFGPLSYVVSLAQIAARIPPKLEIHTPDGATRNGCFVLIGNGRYYGGPFHVFSDAAIDDGLLDVLIFHDLGYLDIVRYTQSLLFGGLSKLSDVDYFQTPSLRVTSEEEVPVELDGEVDFDVPVEFSIAKTKLGVCAPAK
- a CDS encoding AsmA-like C-terminal region-containing protein; this translates as MKKHFRVIVAVLSLGVLLFAAFILAVNLYVQSMGIQNRLRTALSQAVGMPVGVFRTTFSPWGGFRLDQIKITSDLPRASANFLTADCLEVRCEFIPLLQGRIVIRRVALDAPQFVFQKNDRGQFRFPRHATSMPIVVAPSARVPPRATLPEVTHTPIATPTPATAPAVATAKKAPLPDADIRKLLLRDGTFRFLAQDGSELIRLEMVRCSLNARTAPGTFIGVLEIKKAVILNRWEIANLEAAVTVENHQLHIQKLAADMGEGRLEGGADADLAAEGQPYSVHFRLSKGELGKFFPEDSDMARELVGMVHARLEYEGFATQEDKNKGHAELKISKARVTHLPILELASQLMRSDDLKKFSIRKTEIKADITGPLIHITPSAMESDHMKITFSGPVDARQNLDLRAQLLLDEALFKKLPSEARENFVKQSDSGQQALDFAINGTLSAPESNFVNRLIGEKLQKKFKNFLGNSEPTPKK
- the rsmD gene encoding 16S rRNA (guanine(966)-N(2))-methyltransferase RsmD; this encodes MRVVAGCAGGIPLQLPKHDLRPTMDKVKGAIFSSLGEVVTGARVLDLFAGSGALGIEAMSRGAAQATLVESHVKALDAIAANLRKTQLAATVCREEVFHFLKRNTGEFDLILADPPYAKTPGATDFGEQLLHSPDLARALSPEGFFVLERAPASFLPTPLFRLIRQKTYGATEVLLLAHP
- a CDS encoding glycosyltransferase N-terminal domain-containing protein is translated as MKRALPSAVVFRLAIYRFLFPLILIFLLPSMIRRMVKRGNFRRNLGQRFGFFTAEFQSSLRGKKTVWLQSISVGETQVALKLAREWTLRKPDLQIVISVTTSTGFDLASRVAGKNLHVIYNPIDLAGIVRRTLNAVQPAALVLIEGTWPVLVVESWRRGIPVSLVARLSPRSARRFRKFRGFSGPIFALLDHVFVQEPEEKITWETLGARVGAIHCCGAIKYDEPPAPIKKRAEFQSILETLGATESSSILLAGSTFPGEELILARTYLKLRESFPDLFLILVPRHVERTPEILLELASLPLEVARRTGPKKADVLLVDTTGELRDWYAFATVVFIGKSLASTGGQNPVEPALLGKPVVFGPHMENFAPIVRQWLATDAALQVADESELAIQVERLLGNSELRQSFAAKAIASISAHFGATRRVVERLRSSP
- a CDS encoding NADH-quinone oxidoreductase subunit A, with amino-acid sequence MIQYLPILVQIVIALGFAGGALLFSVLIGRVGKKNDVKETAYECGMIAETGAQPRFSVKFYLVAMLFILFDIEIVFMYPWAVVYRDFLRDHGRVILVSMSSFVGILLVGYIYAIKKGALDFKG
- a CDS encoding AraC family transcriptional regulator encodes the protein MQIRNVRHIYSQALDIRVGPLRVRRFNLNRHLPEKDWVAAHKHRHSQFLLYLTGNGSQRIGATTYEVRPGKFFFLPPRCEHSFVEGDGRRPLCLTLDLELPGASQAIRANLTQADLQIIRQALSVLHDWQPGNENVRPREAAAVLQILDVLMRTSGLQQNAVAHATLPVVRRVREVFRENQPSSNAVSQVAEIVGYHPDHLTRILRRETGMSTGQLRAAETLKRAHGLLAGTDPIATVAEKSGFTDPNYFTRWFRRQTGVTPTQWRAGAR
- a CDS encoding 3-ketoacyl-ACP reductase; translation: MNPLSVILVTGSSRGLGRGIAESLAKLGVSVAIHYGFNRAAAEETVALCQKAAISPEQRFIPVQGDIGKEEGRTQLFDATLSGFGRLDALVNNAGIAPRVRADITEATEDVFDEVIDVNLKGPYFLSQKAANYFLAHPGESLLPDGYKLIFVSSLSAAVPSLNRGEYCISKAALAMVTQLWANRLADQGVSVLELRPGIMATDMTAGVKGKYDALIESGLVPQKRWGTPDDLGRAVSSILAGHFPFSTGDVINIDGGFHLRKL